A region of Ignatzschineria larvae DSM 13226 DNA encodes the following proteins:
- the gltP gene encoding glutamate/aspartate:proton symporter GltP — protein MSHSEAAPTQRRKWRFPNLGIQILIALALGIIAGAILHDHESKEWVIANIFNPAGQILIIMIKMIVVPIVVSTLTVGIAGGESSKELGKMGLKTIVYFEIITTIAILVGILAANIFQPGVGVNISSLAHTDISSYNETINEITHSSSSPFVTTLLSIFPSNIFAAMADNHSMLSIIFFSVLFGLGLGSLPTEQKTPVIQVLKGVSGAMFKVTNMIMRYAPIGVFALIATTVANFGFESLYPLLKLVLLVYGTIIFFAIVVLGFVAYICGINIFTLLRILKDELILAYTTASSETVLPRIMEKMELYGAPAKVTGFVIPIGYSFNLDGSTLYQSIAAIFLAQITGVDLSIMDQIILVVTLMLTSKGIAGVPGVSIVVLLATIGTVGIPLESVAYIIGIDRILDMARTALNVVGNALAALVIAKWEGCFDQMKAQSYFDNYKNI, from the coding sequence GTGTCACATAGCGAAGCAGCACCGACGCAGCGCCGTAAATGGAGATTCCCTAATCTTGGGATTCAAATCTTAATTGCTTTAGCTTTAGGCATTATTGCTGGAGCAATTCTTCATGATCATGAATCTAAGGAATGGGTGATTGCCAATATCTTCAATCCCGCCGGGCAGATTCTCATTATCATGATCAAAATGATTGTGGTTCCGATTGTGGTATCGACTTTAACTGTCGGTATCGCAGGGGGAGAGAGTAGTAAAGAACTTGGTAAGATGGGACTTAAGACAATTGTCTATTTCGAAATTATTACCACAATCGCGATTCTTGTGGGAATTTTAGCCGCTAATATTTTCCAGCCTGGTGTAGGTGTTAATATCAGTAGTTTAGCGCATACGGATATCAGTAGTTATAATGAGACAATCAATGAGATTACCCATAGTAGCAGTAGCCCATTTGTAACTACCCTACTCTCGATTTTCCCAAGTAATATCTTTGCCGCGATGGCAGATAATCATAGTATGCTTTCGATTATCTTCTTCTCGGTTCTTTTTGGTTTAGGATTAGGATCATTACCAACAGAGCAGAAAACACCCGTGATTCAAGTTTTGAAAGGTGTTTCAGGCGCGATGTTTAAAGTGACCAATATGATTATGCGTTATGCGCCCATCGGTGTATTTGCCTTAATTGCAACCACCGTTGCCAACTTTGGTTTTGAATCGCTTTACCCGCTTCTTAAATTAGTATTACTGGTCTACGGCACGATTATCTTCTTTGCAATTGTAGTACTCGGGTTTGTGGCTTACATTTGTGGCATTAATATCTTCACGTTACTACGTATATTGAAAGATGAGTTGATCCTTGCCTATACAACTGCAAGCTCTGAAACGGTGCTTCCTAGAATCATGGAAAAGATGGAGCTTTATGGCGCACCGGCTAAGGTCACCGGATTTGTGATTCCTATCGGTTACTCATTTAACTTAGATGGTTCAACACTCTATCAGAGTATCGCAGCGATCTTCCTCGCCCAAATTACCGGCGTTGATCTCTCGATTATGGATCAGATTATCTTAGTCGTAACCTTGATGCTTACTTCAAAAGGGATTGCCGGCGTACCGGGTGTTTCCATTGTGGTACTGCTTGCAACTATTGGTACAGTAGGTATTCCACTTGAGAGTGTGGCTTATATTATCGGAATTGACCGTATTTTAGATATGGCAAGAACAGCCCTCAATGTGGTCGGCAATGCCCTTGCGGCACTTGTGATTGCAAAATGGGAAGGCTGTTTCGATCAGATGAAAGCGCAAAGCTACTTCGATAATTACAAAAATATCTAA
- the hrpA gene encoding ATP-dependent RNA helicase HrpA, which yields MDIRKEIAQLEALLPFAQTRDSYSLRRALRDLKRQDQIEGQDITALKARIVDSVSKTDQIKASFPALNYQTELPIYQARPQIIAALQSHQVVIVCGETGSGKTTQLAKFCLEMGLGARGLIGHTQPRRLAAHSVAERIAEELQRPLGDFVGYKMRFNDKTDDKTVLKLMTDGILLTELTHDRFLNQYEVIIIDEAHERSLNIDFLLGILKNILPRRPDLKLIITSATIDPERFSHYFGGAEKAPIIEVSGRTFPVEIRYRDLHFGEEDDNDPIEIEEGIVQAVQELQAEKPGDILVFLPGEREILETADLLRKAFHDYDVLPLFSRLSQAEQQKIFSPSGRKRIVLATNVAETSITVPRIRYVIDSGVARVSRYNPRTRLQSLLVEPISQASANQRSGRCGRVAEGIAIRLYSEEDFASRPEFLDPEILRTHLASVILQMGHLRLGNPEAFPFIEMPDSRQIKEGFQTLKELKAVRDNGSLTPLGKTLAKIPIDPKFGAMLIQGGNEGVGHELLVLVAGLSIQDPRERPLEFQQQSDEKHRLFKAPHSDYISLLNLWAWYQTKAKKESQNQMRKVCRAHFLNFMRMREWYDLYQQLKSVMKKIQFHLNPFPENDPNNQPSGVKEGEYCFPKFNEEKIHQAILVGILDQIGELGEDKLYSGANGRKYRIFPGSALFKKPPKWLMSLEIVETSQIYARVNALIQPEWIERLGAHLLKKEYTEPHWSKQQGQAAAHETVRLFNLAIIKNRVVSFGKIKPEISRELLIREGLVEGEINTRAHFYRMNQKTIEKVAEMEEKTRRRDILIEEWKLFEWYNNRIPQDIYSVASLEKWCKNRKNNDSLIFTEADILENDERLNLEDFPAVIHFGQLKLNAIYLFDPASEHDGMTLLVPLAALNLLNKTRLDWLVPGLLKEKVTEIIRTLPRSLRKHFVPLPDVVAAMLQTFEFGEGNLYFQIAEYLTRRSGIQIEPHFFDETALDRHLRMNIRVIDTGGKTIAEGRDLPLLTEKLRGKAENAFKKLADAWEKGEAQGKRKRGGNSRQGEIDNIQNPNRAAALHGEQDRGAKKNSTQSVQTTLTLENWQLPREERFVRNGIELTGYPALRVIDGQPIRLEKQLFDRPFVAETKHLEALTQLVLKALHEQVKYLRKQWPQFGKLVLMFRQVGNETLLQEDLMRAIIRDSLSSQTLPRDAAHFEAIVTTMRKEIVADATQLSALIVTIFEKVKAVRDQLNQLHPMNRALIEKEVQKALDRLIYANFISETPKVWRNEIPRFLEALVLRIERFPQNMTRDQAQSKIIQRHLAQYEAAKAFFAKREELPAILEEYRWMIEEQAVSFFAQPMKTIITVSEKRLDKTWEEIDLMMKNSSYH from the coding sequence ATGGATATTAGAAAAGAGATTGCCCAATTAGAAGCTTTACTACCTTTTGCCCAAACGCGAGATAGTTATTCATTGCGTCGAGCATTGCGGGATTTAAAGCGTCAAGATCAGATTGAAGGGCAGGATATTACGGCATTAAAAGCGCGGATTGTTGACTCTGTGAGTAAAACAGATCAGATTAAGGCTTCATTTCCGGCGCTTAATTATCAGACAGAATTGCCAATCTATCAAGCACGGCCGCAGATTATCGCGGCGCTTCAATCTCATCAAGTGGTCATTGTTTGCGGGGAAACAGGTTCGGGTAAAACGACCCAATTAGCCAAATTCTGCTTAGAGATGGGACTTGGTGCACGAGGACTCATTGGCCATACTCAGCCCCGCCGTCTAGCTGCGCACTCGGTAGCAGAGAGAATTGCCGAGGAGTTGCAGCGTCCTTTGGGGGATTTTGTCGGTTATAAAATGCGATTTAATGATAAGACCGATGATAAAACCGTCTTAAAGTTAATGACAGACGGAATTTTACTCACAGAGCTGACGCACGATCGTTTTCTAAATCAGTATGAAGTGATCATTATCGATGAAGCGCACGAGCGAAGCCTTAATATCGATTTTCTCTTAGGTATTTTAAAAAATATTTTGCCGCGCCGACCTGATCTCAAGCTCATTATCACTTCGGCAACTATCGATCCTGAACGATTTTCTCACTATTTTGGTGGGGCTGAAAAAGCGCCTATTATCGAAGTCTCAGGGAGAACATTCCCGGTGGAGATTCGTTATCGAGATCTTCATTTTGGCGAAGAAGATGATAATGATCCCATTGAGATAGAAGAGGGGATTGTTCAAGCGGTTCAAGAATTACAAGCTGAAAAGCCCGGCGATATTTTAGTCTTTCTACCAGGAGAGCGGGAGATTTTAGAAACCGCAGATCTGCTACGTAAAGCCTTTCACGATTATGATGTTTTACCGCTCTTTTCCCGTTTAAGTCAGGCAGAGCAACAGAAGATTTTCTCGCCAAGTGGACGAAAACGCATTGTTTTAGCCACTAATGTGGCTGAAACTTCGATTACTGTGCCGCGTATCCGCTATGTTATTGATAGTGGCGTTGCAAGGGTCAGCCGCTATAATCCTCGTACTCGATTACAGAGTTTATTGGTAGAGCCCATTTCACAAGCCTCGGCCAATCAACGTTCAGGTCGTTGTGGTCGTGTTGCCGAGGGGATTGCGATTCGCCTCTATAGTGAGGAGGATTTTGCGAGTCGGCCAGAATTCTTAGATCCTGAAATTTTGCGGACACATCTAGCCTCGGTGATTTTGCAGATGGGGCATCTTCGTTTGGGAAATCCGGAAGCGTTTCCCTTTATTGAGATGCCTGATTCCCGACAAATTAAAGAAGGGTTTCAGACGCTTAAAGAGTTGAAAGCGGTTCGAGATAATGGCTCACTCACACCGCTTGGAAAAACATTAGCAAAAATTCCAATTGATCCTAAATTTGGCGCGATGCTGATTCAAGGGGGAAATGAAGGTGTAGGGCACGAATTATTAGTATTAGTTGCCGGCCTTTCGATTCAAGATCCTAGGGAGCGCCCGCTTGAGTTCCAGCAACAATCAGATGAGAAACATCGTCTCTTTAAAGCGCCTCATTCTGATTATATTTCGCTGCTCAATTTATGGGCTTGGTATCAGACAAAGGCGAAAAAAGAGAGTCAAAATCAGATGCGCAAAGTGTGCCGAGCACATTTTCTTAATTTTATGCGGATGCGGGAATGGTACGATCTCTATCAGCAACTCAAGAGCGTGATGAAAAAGATCCAATTTCATCTCAATCCATTCCCAGAAAATGATCCGAATAATCAACCAAGTGGCGTAAAAGAGGGAGAATATTGTTTTCCGAAATTTAATGAAGAGAAGATTCATCAAGCCATATTAGTTGGGATTTTAGATCAAATTGGGGAGCTTGGGGAAGATAAACTATATAGCGGGGCTAATGGTCGGAAATATCGTATTTTCCCGGGATCTGCACTCTTTAAAAAGCCACCAAAATGGTTGATGTCCCTTGAAATTGTCGAAACAAGTCAAATTTATGCTCGTGTTAATGCATTGATTCAGCCAGAATGGATTGAGCGATTAGGCGCACATCTACTTAAAAAAGAGTATACCGAGCCTCATTGGAGCAAACAACAAGGGCAAGCAGCGGCACACGAAACGGTTCGCCTCTTTAATCTTGCGATTATCAAAAATCGTGTGGTCTCATTCGGTAAGATTAAACCGGAAATTTCCCGAGAGCTTCTTATTCGAGAAGGATTAGTGGAGGGTGAGATCAATACTCGAGCGCACTTCTATCGAATGAATCAAAAGACGATTGAAAAAGTCGCTGAAATGGAGGAGAAGACACGTCGCCGGGATATTTTGATCGAAGAGTGGAAGCTCTTTGAGTGGTATAACAATCGGATTCCTCAAGATATCTACTCTGTGGCGTCCCTCGAAAAATGGTGTAAAAATCGGAAGAATAACGATTCCTTAATCTTTACGGAAGCCGATATTTTAGAAAATGATGAGCGGCTCAATCTAGAAGATTTCCCGGCAGTGATTCATTTTGGTCAATTGAAATTAAATGCAATCTATCTCTTTGATCCTGCTTCTGAACACGACGGAATGACATTACTTGTGCCTTTAGCAGCGCTCAATCTACTCAATAAAACACGATTAGATTGGCTTGTGCCGGGATTATTAAAAGAGAAAGTGACAGAGATTATCCGTACTTTACCAAGATCACTTCGTAAACATTTTGTGCCATTGCCGGATGTTGTGGCGGCGATGTTACAGACATTTGAATTTGGAGAAGGGAATCTCTATTTTCAAATTGCCGAATATCTGACTCGTCGTTCCGGCATTCAAATTGAACCCCATTTTTTTGATGAAACGGCGCTTGATCGCCATCTTCGAATGAATATTCGGGTGATTGATACCGGTGGAAAAACCATTGCCGAAGGGCGTGATCTCCCGCTTTTAACTGAAAAATTACGAGGAAAAGCGGAAAATGCCTTTAAAAAATTGGCAGATGCTTGGGAGAAAGGGGAAGCACAAGGCAAGCGGAAGAGAGGGGGAAATAGCCGTCAAGGTGAGATTGACAACATTCAAAACCCTAATCGTGCTGCGGCTCTACACGGCGAGCAAGATAGAGGCGCGAAAAAGAATTCAACTCAGTCGGTACAGACAACATTAACACTAGAAAATTGGCAGTTACCGAGAGAGGAACGTTTTGTCCGAAATGGCATTGAATTAACCGGATATCCTGCGCTTCGAGTGATTGATGGGCAACCGATCCGATTAGAGAAACAGCTTTTTGATCGCCCATTTGTTGCAGAAACGAAGCATTTGGAAGCATTAACACAATTGGTGCTCAAAGCGCTTCACGAACAGGTGAAATATCTACGAAAGCAGTGGCCACAATTTGGAAAATTAGTGTTGATGTTCCGACAAGTAGGGAATGAGACGTTGCTACAAGAAGATCTCATGCGAGCGATTATTCGAGATTCCCTCTCATCGCAAACATTACCGAGAGATGCCGCACACTTTGAAGCCATTGTGACCACAATGCGCAAAGAGATTGTGGCGGATGCCACTCAATTGAGTGCACTCATTGTCACTATTTTTGAAAAAGTAAAAGCAGTACGAGATCAACTCAATCAGCTACATCCCATGAATCGAGCGCTCATTGAAAAAGAGGTACAAAAAGCGCTTGATCGCCTTATTTATGCCAATTTCATTAGTGAAACCCCGAAAGTATGGCGTAACGAGATTCCTCGTTTCTTAGAGGCTTTAGTATTACGTATTGAGCGATTTCCACAAAATATGACAAGGGATCAAGCACAATCGAAGATCATCCAGCGCCATTTAGCGCAATATGAAGCAGCAAAAGCCTTTTTTGCGAAGCGAGAAGAGCTCCCTGCAATATTAGAAGAGTATCGTTGGATGATTGAAGAGCAAGCCGTTTCTTTCTTTGCTCAGCCTATGAAGACGATTATAACAGTCTCAGAAAAACGCTTGGATAAAACGTGGGAAGAGATCGATCTGATGATGAAAAATAGTAGTTATCACTAA